The Panulirus ornatus isolate Po-2019 chromosome 5, ASM3632096v1, whole genome shotgun sequence genome includes a window with the following:
- the LOC139748555 gene encoding mesoderm induction early response protein 3 isoform X2, producing MLVDDYDDERTLDEEEDMEEGTDREEEIDNLEKEQDMPIAQLLAIYGGYPPEEGEGELEDQANGEGETTQGENENENSNEAEIENEVVENEGEEPEEPEIISSRSSTSEENVNSHEKEIKPEVKPERKRREKISELAQLYADMDTNGDTPTPSSSRSLRCHKSVGILSTGSSRQQSEDEEEEEGEYSGEEEDWHKTIMIGSSYQAQVPEGLQAYGATPPYENEDKLLWEPGKLSPKQVEEYLQELSHSPPGSQGVAAIPLGKHVRDDEQALYLLLQCGYNVDEALRRHRMNPTPLASTMTLWSEEECRNFENGLKTYGKDFHLIQQNKVCTFIYHSLLLLFCLS from the exons GAACAGGACATGCCCATTGCACAGCTGCTGGCAATATATGGAGGATACCctcctgaggaaggtgagggagagttgGAGGACCAAGCTAATGGAGAAGGAGAAACAACccaaggagaaaatgaaaatgaaaatagcaATGAGGCCGAGATTGAAAATGAGGTAGTTGAaaatgagggagaggaacctgagGAGCCTGAAATTATTTCCTCTAGATCTTCTACAtctgaagaaaatgtaaataGTCATGAAAAG GAAATAAAACCAGAGGTAAAAcctgaaagaaaacgaagagaaaaaaTTTCTGAATTGGCTCAGCTATATGCAGATATGGATACAAACGGTGATACTCCAACCCCATCTTCATCTCGTTCCCTCAGAT GTCACAAATCTGTTGGAATCCTATCAACAGGCAGCTCACGACAGCAGAgcgaagatgaagaggaagaagaaggagaatattctggggaggaggaagactggcaTAAAACCATCATGATTGGTTCATCGTACCAAGCGCAGGTACCAGAGGGTTTACAAGCCTATGGTGCAACTCCTCCATATGAGAATGAGGACAAGCTGCTTTGGGAGCCAGGCAAATTAAGCCCTAAACAG GTAGAGGAGTACCTCCAGGAGTTGAGTCATTCTCCACCTGGATCTCAGGGTGTTGCTGCCATACCTCTTGGTAAACATGTCCGTGATGATGAACAG GCCTTATACTTGTTACTTCAATGTGGATACAATGTAGATGAAGCTTTACGAAGACATCGTATGAATCCCACTCCACTTGCATCCACAATGACTCTTTGGTCTGAAGAGGAGTGTAGAAATTTTGAAAATGGGCTCAAAACTTATGGCAAAGACTTCCATCTTATACAGCAAAATAAGGTATGTACATTCATTTATCACTCCCTATTACTGCTCTTCTGTCTCAGTTAG